The following is a genomic window from Opitutaceae bacterium.
CGCGAATCTGCTCCTTCTCCCCAAGCTCGGCGATTCGCTGGCGGGCCGCATGTCGATTCTGGAAATGCATCCGCTCACGGCGGCCGAGCAGGAATGTGAGCCCGGAGGCTTTCTCGCGGGATGGCTCGCCGGAAAACTCAAACCTGCCATTGCCGCCGCGCCGCAGCCTCCGGACCCGCTGACGCTCGCCGTGCGTGTCGTTCGGGGAGGTTTCCCCGAACTGCTCACCCGCACGCCGGCCCGCGGGCGGGCCTGGCACCGCGACTACGTGCGGGCGCTGCTGGAGCGCGACGTGCAGGACGTGGCCCGGGTGAAGGAGCCGCATGATCTCTCGCGGCTGCTTTCCCTGCTGGCTCTGCGCACCGGCGAACTGGTCAATATTTCCACGCTGAGCAACGAACTCGATCTGCGGCGCGACACCGTCGAAAACCACCTCGCCGCCTGCGAACGTCTCTACCTCGTGCGCCGGCTCCAGCCCTGGCACCGCCACGAGTCGAAGCGGTTGATCAAAACGCCCAAGCTGCACTTCATCGACAGCGGGCTCGCCGCGACTTTGGGCGATCTCACGGCCGAGGATTGGCACGACCGCCGGGATCGCTTCGGACACTTGCTGGAAACCTTCGTCCTGCAACAACTCGTCGCCCAGGCGAGCTGGACCGATCCGGACCTGCGTTTCTGGCACTACCGCGACAAGGATCAGGTCGAGGTCGACTGCGTCATCACCCGGGGACGGCGCACGTGGGGGGTGGAAGTGAAGGCCTCCGCCACGCCCACGCAGGCGGACATCTCCGGGCTGCGCCGCCTCGCGGCGCAATGTGGCGGCGACTTTGTCGGTGGCGTGTTGATTCACGCGGGCGCGCACACGGTCACGCTCGACGATCCGCGCTTTCTGGCCGTACCCTTGGCGAAACTTTGGCAAATGTAGCCACGCCGTTCGCATTCACCGATTCAACCCGCCCATGCCGGAACAACCCCGCTCCGAACGAAAGACGCAGAACCGCGTCGTCGCCTTGTTCACCGGCCCGGCCCGACCGGATTGCCTTGGCTACCACTACCTCGGCGAATGGAGCAAGCGGGAGAAAAACCGCGGCATCGAGGTCGAATTTCTGCGCGCGAATCTGAAGGCGCGCGGCTATTCCGAGGCGCACATTTCCGCGGCCCTGCACAAGCTGATGGCCGCCGCTGACGCCACCGGCATCACGCTCTACCAGGCCAATCTGCGCACCTACCAACTGCTGCGCTATGGCGTGTCGGTGCAGACTGGCGCCGGTAAACCCAACGAACAGGTACATCTGGTGGATTGGGATCGCGCGGAGCGGAATGACTTCGCCATCGCCGAGGAAGTAACCTTGCGCGGCGGCTACGAACGGCGGCCCGATCTGGTGATTTACCTGAACGGCATCGCCATCTCCCGCAAGCCGGCCAACAGCGATGTGCGCTACAAGTTCGACACGTACACCAGGCACGTTCTCAAGAACAACCAGACGACCAAAGCCTACGAGGACGACCTCAAGCGGCGCTTCATCGAGGGAGGGAAAAAGCTCGATGCAGCCCGCGAGACCGCCCTGTTGCGTGCGGGTGACTTCGAACGGGCGGTCACGCCCGAGGCGATGAAGTTCCTACTGCGAGAGGGATTTCATCCGCAGCTCGGCGTCCAGCCCCTCCGTCAAACGGTCGAACGACAATTGCAGGACGCCGTGGTGCGAGGGCGTGGTAGAAACGGCAGGCGGCGAGGACGAGGTGGCGATATACTTCGCCCTGCGCATCCGGCGACGGGATGCGGCCATCAAGGAGGTCATTGAGCCGCTGTGCTTGGGTGTAGGGCACTAACTCTGGCGACAAAGCCCCCGCACGCGTCACTTTCAATAATTCGGGTTGAGATTCCCCGGCACTCGCCGCGGTCAGGACCCGGGCGCGGAAAGCGTGCCGACGGCGGGAGCGAACGTTTTGAGCGCAGAGGTGTTCATGGGGTGAGACGGAAAAAGACTTGGATGGCCGAGCGCAGGGCGGCCGGCCGGATCCCGCCGCCCAAGGTGTTTTTCAGTGAAGCGAGAATCGATGGCCAATCCGGTGAATCTTCCGGGAAAGAACGGAGAAAACGGTCGAG
Proteins encoded in this region:
- a CDS encoding ATP-binding protein, which translates into the protein MDAKPLPRVLETSVRDALADTPVVCLLGPRQCGKTTLVRALAPRYGYVTFDDADALALARSDPNGFLTALPERVILDEIQRVPELLRAIKLSVDRERRPGRFLLTGSANLLLLPKLGDSLAGRMSILEMHPLTAAEQECEPGGFLAGWLAGKLKPAIAAAPQPPDPLTLAVRVVRGGFPELLTRTPARGRAWHRDYVRALLERDVQDVARVKEPHDLSRLLSLLALRTGELVNISTLSNELDLRRDTVENHLAACERLYLVRRLQPWHRHESKRLIKTPKLHFIDSGLAATLGDLTAEDWHDRRDRFGHLLETFVLQQLVAQASWTDPDLRFWHYRDKDQVEVDCVITRGRRTWGVEVKASATPTQADISGLRRLAAQCGGDFVGGVLIHAGAHTVTLDDPRFLAVPLAKLWQM